A region from the Dermacentor andersoni chromosome 11, qqDerAnde1_hic_scaffold, whole genome shotgun sequence genome encodes:
- the LOC126539427 gene encoding kinesin-like protein KIF2A isoform X2, with protein sequence MDQDKQVIVAEWYEKGETKGKELEFSTVFALNPGLQDVNRNSVKKLPRHTQVPLASAKSGTIQDRRSLARPALHQQNGHDRAMGPPPAPLPTTKSSNIISSMAEKDVPMNSVVTRQSQQQPPRALVAPSGSASDLSAANRRRTNVVKEVDRIKKQREERRARQLSQIEEKRERMNVDPGNPNWEFLSMIREYRSTLDFRPLSMNDPSEVHQICVAVRKRPLNKKEVNRKEVDVITVPNRDLIVVHEPKLKVDLTKFLENSTFRFDYAFDETANNELVYKYTARPLVQTIFDGGMATCFAYGQTGSGKTHTMGGDFSGKTQDCSKGIYALATKDVFKLLKSLKYKNEDLVVSSSFFEIYSGKVFDLLNAKAKLRVLEDGRQQVQVVGLVEREVDSVEEVLKLIQHGNSVRTSGQTSANQNSSRSHAVFQIILRQRKSSRLHGKFSLIDLAGNERGADTSSANRQTRMEGAEINKSLLALKECIRALGRRGAHLPFRASKLTQVLRDSFIGENSRTCMIAMISPGLSSCEHSLNTLRYADRVKELGVEDSPELKPASNEDEEMAPESEEDDNLALLRASDDVEMSGDMYTFHEAISHLQEMEEEILDLHKTVVEASQAWVHQDMDLLTMTNEVDYDLDLYVQKLKDLLAEKMEVLSKFNEKVTGFQQHLAEEEKMSMNIKRPVK encoded by the exons CTCCCAAGGCATACGCAGGTGCCCCTGGCGTCAGCCAAGTCGGGCACCATCCAGGACCGGCGTAGCCTCGCAAGGCCAGCGCTGCACCAGCAGAATGGTCACGACCGCGCCATGGGGCCCCCACCCGCACCACTTCCCACGACCAAGTCCAGCAACATAATCTCCTCCA TGGCTGAAAAGGATGTGCCAATGAACTCCGTCGTAACGCGGCAGTCCCAACAGCAGCCTCCGCGGGCGCTGGTTGCTCCCAGTGGCAGTGCATCCGACCTGAGTGCAGCCAATCGGCGACGCACGAATGTGGTCAAGGAGGTGGACCGCATCAAGAAGCAGCGGGAGGAGCGGAGGGCAAGGCAGCTCAGTCAGATCGAGGAGAAGAGGGAGCGAATGAACGTTGACCCAGGCAACCCCAACTGGGAGTTCCTTTCCATGATCAG AGAGTACAGGTCAACACTCGACTTCAGGCCTCTCTCCATGAACGATCCGTCAGAAGTGCACCAGATTTGTGTGGCTGTACGCAAGAGGCCACTAAATAAAAAAG AGGTAAATCGCAAGGAAGTGGACGTCATCACTGTCCCCAACAGAGACCTCATCGTGGTCCATGAGCCAAAGCTTAAGGTGGACCTCACAAAGTTCCTAGAAAATTCAACATTTCGCTTTGACTATGCCTTTGATGAGACGGCCAACAACGAGCTTGTCTACAA GTACACAGCACGACCACTAGTGCAGACGATATTTGACGGGGGCATGGCGACATGCTTTGCTTATGGACAGACGGGCAGTGGCAAAACGCAC ACTATGGGTGGAGATTTCTCCGGGAAAACGCAAGACTGTTCGAAAGGCATCTATGCCCTAGCAA CCAAGGATGTGTTTAAGCTGCTGAAGTCTCTTAAATATAAGAATGAAGATTTAGTGGTCTCTTCAAGTTTTTTCGAAATCTACAGTGGGAAG GTGTTCGACTTGCTCAACGCCAAGGCGAAACTCCGTGTACTGGAAGATGGCAGGCAGCAGGTGCAGGTTGTTGGCCTCGTGGAGAGGGAAGTAGACTCCGTTGAAGAAGTCCTAAAGCTTATTCAACATGGCAACAGTGTCAG AACATCTGGGCAGACATCAGCCAACCAGAACTCTTCGCGGTCGCATGCAGTATTCCAGATCATCCTGAGGCAAAG GAAGTCCAGCCGCCTCCACGGGAAGTTCTCGCTCATCGATCTGGCTGGGAATGAGCGGGGTGCCGACACGTCGAGCGCCAATCGGCAGACAAGAATGGAAGGTGCAGAGATCAACAAGAGCCTGCTTGCCCTCAAG gaatgcatcagggcaTTGGGTCGTCGTGGTGCTCACCTTCCGTTCCGGGCCAGCAAGCTGACACAGGTCCTCAGGGATTCGTTCATCGGCGAGAACTCTCGGACCTGCATG ATTGCCATGATCTCTCCAGGCCTGAGTTCTTGCGAACATTCCCTCAACACGTTGCGCTATGCAGACAG AGTGAAGGAGCTTGGTGTTGAGGACAGCCCAGAGCTGAAGCCTGCCTCAAACGAGGATGAAGAGATGGCTCCAGAAAGTGAAGAGGACGACAACCTGGCTCTGCTGAGAGCTTCTGAT GACGTGGAGATGTCTGGAGACATGTACACATTCCACGAGGCCATCTCCCACCTACAAGAGATGGAAGAGGAAATTCTGGATCTGCACAAGACTGTTgttgag GCCAGCCAAGCATGGGTGCACCAGGACATGGACCTCCTCACCATGACCAATGAAGTGGACTATGACCTTGACC TGTACGTGCAGAAGCTGAAGGatttgcttgctgagaaaatggAGGTCCTCTCAAAGTTCAATG AAAAGGTGACTGGATTCCAACAGCACTTGGCCGAGGAGGAAAAAATGAGCATGAACATCAAGCGGCCTGTAAAGTGA
- the LOC126539427 gene encoding kinesin-like protein KIF2A isoform X1 → MDQDKQVIVAEWYEKGETKGKELEFSTVFALNPGLQDVNRNSVKKLMRDPREIPSRLPRHTQVPLASAKSGTIQDRRSLARPALHQQNGHDRAMGPPPAPLPTTKSSNIISSMAEKDVPMNSVVTRQSQQQPPRALVAPSGSASDLSAANRRRTNVVKEVDRIKKQREERRARQLSQIEEKRERMNVDPGNPNWEFLSMIREYRSTLDFRPLSMNDPSEVHQICVAVRKRPLNKKEVNRKEVDVITVPNRDLIVVHEPKLKVDLTKFLENSTFRFDYAFDETANNELVYKYTARPLVQTIFDGGMATCFAYGQTGSGKTHTMGGDFSGKTQDCSKGIYALATKDVFKLLKSLKYKNEDLVVSSSFFEIYSGKVFDLLNAKAKLRVLEDGRQQVQVVGLVEREVDSVEEVLKLIQHGNSVRTSGQTSANQNSSRSHAVFQIILRQRKSSRLHGKFSLIDLAGNERGADTSSANRQTRMEGAEINKSLLALKECIRALGRRGAHLPFRASKLTQVLRDSFIGENSRTCMIAMISPGLSSCEHSLNTLRYADRVKELGVEDSPELKPASNEDEEMAPESEEDDNLALLRASDDVEMSGDMYTFHEAISHLQEMEEEILDLHKTVVEASQAWVHQDMDLLTMTNEVDYDLDLYVQKLKDLLAEKMEVLSKFNEKVTGFQQHLAEEEKMSMNIKRPVK, encoded by the exons CTCCCAAGGCATACGCAGGTGCCCCTGGCGTCAGCCAAGTCGGGCACCATCCAGGACCGGCGTAGCCTCGCAAGGCCAGCGCTGCACCAGCAGAATGGTCACGACCGCGCCATGGGGCCCCCACCCGCACCACTTCCCACGACCAAGTCCAGCAACATAATCTCCTCCA TGGCTGAAAAGGATGTGCCAATGAACTCCGTCGTAACGCGGCAGTCCCAACAGCAGCCTCCGCGGGCGCTGGTTGCTCCCAGTGGCAGTGCATCCGACCTGAGTGCAGCCAATCGGCGACGCACGAATGTGGTCAAGGAGGTGGACCGCATCAAGAAGCAGCGGGAGGAGCGGAGGGCAAGGCAGCTCAGTCAGATCGAGGAGAAGAGGGAGCGAATGAACGTTGACCCAGGCAACCCCAACTGGGAGTTCCTTTCCATGATCAG AGAGTACAGGTCAACACTCGACTTCAGGCCTCTCTCCATGAACGATCCGTCAGAAGTGCACCAGATTTGTGTGGCTGTACGCAAGAGGCCACTAAATAAAAAAG AGGTAAATCGCAAGGAAGTGGACGTCATCACTGTCCCCAACAGAGACCTCATCGTGGTCCATGAGCCAAAGCTTAAGGTGGACCTCACAAAGTTCCTAGAAAATTCAACATTTCGCTTTGACTATGCCTTTGATGAGACGGCCAACAACGAGCTTGTCTACAA GTACACAGCACGACCACTAGTGCAGACGATATTTGACGGGGGCATGGCGACATGCTTTGCTTATGGACAGACGGGCAGTGGCAAAACGCAC ACTATGGGTGGAGATTTCTCCGGGAAAACGCAAGACTGTTCGAAAGGCATCTATGCCCTAGCAA CCAAGGATGTGTTTAAGCTGCTGAAGTCTCTTAAATATAAGAATGAAGATTTAGTGGTCTCTTCAAGTTTTTTCGAAATCTACAGTGGGAAG GTGTTCGACTTGCTCAACGCCAAGGCGAAACTCCGTGTACTGGAAGATGGCAGGCAGCAGGTGCAGGTTGTTGGCCTCGTGGAGAGGGAAGTAGACTCCGTTGAAGAAGTCCTAAAGCTTATTCAACATGGCAACAGTGTCAG AACATCTGGGCAGACATCAGCCAACCAGAACTCTTCGCGGTCGCATGCAGTATTCCAGATCATCCTGAGGCAAAG GAAGTCCAGCCGCCTCCACGGGAAGTTCTCGCTCATCGATCTGGCTGGGAATGAGCGGGGTGCCGACACGTCGAGCGCCAATCGGCAGACAAGAATGGAAGGTGCAGAGATCAACAAGAGCCTGCTTGCCCTCAAG gaatgcatcagggcaTTGGGTCGTCGTGGTGCTCACCTTCCGTTCCGGGCCAGCAAGCTGACACAGGTCCTCAGGGATTCGTTCATCGGCGAGAACTCTCGGACCTGCATG ATTGCCATGATCTCTCCAGGCCTGAGTTCTTGCGAACATTCCCTCAACACGTTGCGCTATGCAGACAG AGTGAAGGAGCTTGGTGTTGAGGACAGCCCAGAGCTGAAGCCTGCCTCAAACGAGGATGAAGAGATGGCTCCAGAAAGTGAAGAGGACGACAACCTGGCTCTGCTGAGAGCTTCTGAT GACGTGGAGATGTCTGGAGACATGTACACATTCCACGAGGCCATCTCCCACCTACAAGAGATGGAAGAGGAAATTCTGGATCTGCACAAGACTGTTgttgag GCCAGCCAAGCATGGGTGCACCAGGACATGGACCTCCTCACCATGACCAATGAAGTGGACTATGACCTTGACC TGTACGTGCAGAAGCTGAAGGatttgcttgctgagaaaatggAGGTCCTCTCAAAGTTCAATG AAAAGGTGACTGGATTCCAACAGCACTTGGCCGAGGAGGAAAAAATGAGCATGAACATCAAGCGGCCTGTAAAGTGA